From Verrucomicrobiota bacterium JB022, one genomic window encodes:
- a CDS encoding heparinase II/III family protein, producing the protein MSILLPFPRFSRRLCAFCAVTLASVVIVSARDLISLADPSSSWNLFVPAKAADAHPDYTLKDGVARLSADAPARFALQSFLASIEPGQTYRVGAEIGLQGSYAFEPKTPGVLLRLTFFDADRKPLDTDHLHFGLDGRMVTADAIGALNRTSWPEGWHRIDQTFTAPERARFVQVALFMWSGQGPVQWRGVEITDTTQERSTADAHVSAPAKPTTSLEGWNATLPEQATWAAGHPRVVLNDDKLAEIRQRIAVAGPARDAWQRLLAECDRYVTPGDSRYKVPAKAFADYAALDATTHQGRSQMEVALRRWTTPIELLAFAYAVSGRDEYGDAAAALTLAGVRRVKLEQMEQGFFLTRSFLARASAFGLDWCYDRFSPEERQELRLSLGRQVDALYQGTLNGVWGQSSLGRIWNWNAGSSAAWGLAALVLEGETDFPVRQWIFQAARNLEDYLDFGIDSAGGVIEGPVYFSYGAGATPFFIEALRATTGEDLYTKTHYAQVMDWMRWEILPSPGRVNNLMDSDHVVRVADPLTYARFREADPTANWIWRHLFYDEQDLRGGVESLPALVLWSPTAEELAQATAPAVEAPAAFAPGRGLAVSRTGWGEAAVMFTVHAQQYTEFKHDQADKGQFTLYAYGQDFAVDSGYGNDSKPDRSSSAFAHNLVLVDGQPQLQGGAHARTDGWIRSFLPSPVVDLTKVDQEDAYEFFYASNFQDATYRKHRQTDFARAMRTTLFVREPLPYVLIYDDIQRDEEPYTYSWLLHTAADTRVTDADPAIVFQPKGGDKVAHMELYVLNPQQFALDLQPFETTRNGKHPRLAVEAEAVRPQFIHCLLPIPPDLPARERPQFQSASNGSSVITWPDGQQDWVGAGQKAGPSGWSVDADAFWVRLNAAGELQALAVIGCRRLAREGRNMILADPAGDFVLADGRLHVPAEQADPRVLQLGKVSIERADPTLPPLALPQRPQANR; encoded by the coding sequence ATGAGCATCCTTTTACCCTTCCCGCGGTTTAGCCGTCGGCTGTGTGCGTTTTGTGCCGTGACACTGGCAAGCGTCGTAATTGTCTCGGCGCGTGACCTGATCAGCCTTGCCGATCCCTCCAGCAGCTGGAATCTCTTTGTGCCCGCCAAGGCGGCCGACGCACATCCCGACTACACTCTCAAAGATGGAGTGGCCCGCCTGAGTGCCGATGCACCGGCTCGCTTTGCCCTCCAGTCTTTCTTGGCTTCTATAGAGCCCGGCCAGACTTATCGCGTAGGGGCCGAAATCGGGCTCCAAGGCAGCTACGCTTTCGAGCCGAAGACGCCGGGTGTATTGTTGCGCCTCACGTTTTTCGATGCCGACCGCAAACCGCTCGACACCGATCACCTACATTTCGGTCTGGACGGGCGGATGGTGACGGCCGATGCCATTGGTGCGCTCAACCGCACGAGCTGGCCCGAAGGCTGGCACCGGATCGACCAAACGTTTACCGCCCCCGAGCGAGCGCGATTCGTTCAAGTGGCGCTCTTTATGTGGAGCGGGCAGGGCCCCGTCCAATGGCGTGGAGTCGAGATCACCGACACGACTCAGGAACGCTCTACCGCCGATGCGCACGTCAGTGCTCCGGCTAAGCCGACCACGTCGCTTGAAGGGTGGAACGCTACGTTGCCAGAGCAGGCCACTTGGGCCGCTGGACATCCACGGGTCGTCTTGAATGACGACAAGCTGGCCGAGATTCGCCAGCGTATCGCAGTCGCCGGTCCGGCACGGGATGCCTGGCAGCGCCTGTTGGCCGAGTGCGACCGCTATGTCACGCCGGGCGATTCTCGCTACAAGGTCCCGGCCAAGGCATTCGCCGATTATGCTGCACTGGATGCCACCACGCATCAGGGGCGCAGCCAGATGGAGGTGGCGCTGCGGCGGTGGACGACGCCTATTGAGCTGTTGGCCTTCGCCTACGCCGTCTCTGGGCGCGATGAATATGGTGACGCGGCTGCCGCGTTAACACTTGCTGGCGTGCGCCGCGTAAAGCTCGAGCAGATGGAGCAGGGATTCTTTCTCACCCGCAGCTTTCTTGCCCGCGCCTCTGCGTTTGGGCTCGACTGGTGCTACGACCGCTTTTCGCCGGAGGAACGCCAAGAGCTGCGCCTTTCACTCGGCCGTCAAGTAGATGCCCTTTATCAGGGCACGCTCAATGGCGTCTGGGGGCAGTCTTCGCTAGGCCGCATCTGGAACTGGAACGCGGGTTCGTCGGCTGCGTGGGGCCTCGCTGCGCTTGTGCTCGAAGGAGAAACGGACTTCCCAGTGCGCCAGTGGATCTTCCAGGCGGCGCGCAACCTTGAGGACTATCTCGACTTCGGGATCGACTCCGCTGGTGGCGTGATCGAAGGGCCCGTTTACTTCAGCTACGGCGCTGGTGCGACGCCGTTTTTCATCGAAGCACTGCGAGCCACAACAGGCGAAGACCTATACACGAAAACGCATTACGCGCAGGTCATGGACTGGATGCGGTGGGAAATCCTGCCGTCGCCGGGGCGAGTGAACAATCTGATGGATTCGGACCATGTGGTGCGCGTCGCGGATCCGCTTACCTATGCGCGCTTTCGGGAAGCCGATCCAACTGCGAACTGGATTTGGCGGCACCTCTTTTACGATGAACAGGACTTGCGGGGCGGGGTGGAGTCATTGCCCGCGCTCGTGCTGTGGTCGCCTACTGCCGAAGAGCTGGCTCAAGCCACCGCGCCGGCCGTAGAGGCCCCAGCGGCGTTTGCTCCCGGGCGCGGTCTCGCCGTCTCGCGGACGGGGTGGGGCGAAGCCGCAGTCATGTTCACAGTGCACGCCCAGCAATACACCGAATTCAAGCACGACCAGGCGGACAAGGGCCAGTTCACGCTCTACGCCTACGGGCAGGATTTTGCGGTCGATTCCGGGTATGGCAACGACTCCAAGCCAGACCGCAGCTCGAGCGCTTTTGCGCACAACCTCGTGCTGGTCGATGGGCAGCCCCAACTGCAGGGCGGAGCTCACGCCCGCACCGACGGTTGGATCCGCAGCTTCCTGCCGTCTCCGGTGGTGGACCTGACCAAGGTCGATCAGGAAGACGCCTACGAGTTTTTCTACGCTTCGAACTTCCAGGACGCCACCTACCGGAAGCACCGCCAGACAGACTTCGCGCGCGCAATGCGGACGACACTCTTTGTGCGTGAGCCATTGCCATATGTGCTCATTTACGACGACATCCAGCGCGACGAGGAGCCCTATACCTACAGCTGGTTGCTCCACACTGCGGCCGACACGCGGGTGACGGACGCTGATCCCGCCATCGTTTTTCAGCCCAAAGGCGGGGACAAGGTTGCCCATATGGAGCTCTACGTGCTGAATCCGCAGCAGTTCGCGTTGGACCTCCAACCTTTCGAGACCACGCGCAATGGGAAGCATCCCCGCTTGGCGGTTGAAGCCGAGGCTGTGCGCCCGCAGTTCATCCATTGCCTGTTGCCCATTCCTCCCGACCTGCCGGCGCGTGAACGTCCGCAGTTCCAGAGCGCGTCCAACGGGAGCAGCGTCATTACCTGGCCCGATGGTCAACAGGATTGGGTCGGTGCGGGCCAGAAGGCCGGACCGAGTGGCTGGAGTGTGGATGCAGATGCCTTCTGGGTGCGCCTCAATGCCGCTGGGGAGCTGCAGGCGCTGGCCGTGATAGGCTGTCGTCGTCTCGCCCGTGAAGGGCGAAACATGATCCTTGCGGACCCGGCGGGAGACTTCGTTCTGGCTGATGGTCGCTTGCACGTTCCGGCCGAACAGGCAGACCCGAGGGTGCTGCAGCTCGGGAAGGTCTCGATCGAGCGTGCCGATCCTACCTTGCCGCCGCTTGCGCTGCCGCAACGTCCTCAGGCAAACCGTTAA
- a CDS encoding LacI family DNA-binding transcriptional regulator codes for MDPLPAPNPKTKRPGRRVSQRDIAAAAGVSQVTVSLALRGHPSLPEETRERLRTLAKEMGYVPDPALEALVSYRNAKRPAAYHSTIGWINTHDTEQGWKTAATTLYHDAAVERATELGLKLETFWLRGPGMSPARMSSILRARNIVGLLMPPQPKAFADLSLDWGRFVVVTLGFTLSSPIFHCVASNHFLSMRLLMQQLVARGYRRPGLAIVQQMDDRVARGWTGGFLAESSRMPPECRVPLHLQDGLPLDPAQFDQWFLEHEPDAVVTLHREIIPALQKLGRRVPEDVGVAFPTVVHQLGEFSGIDEDSRRIGRTAVDILSGLLRQNEVGVPAHPMRVLVEGQWAPGYTTRG; via the coding sequence GTGGACCCCCTTCCTGCTCCCAACCCCAAGACGAAGCGCCCCGGGCGGCGCGTCAGCCAACGTGATATTGCGGCCGCAGCCGGCGTCAGCCAGGTCACGGTGTCGCTGGCGCTGCGTGGGCATCCTTCGTTGCCTGAGGAGACGCGGGAACGCCTGCGGACGCTGGCCAAGGAGATGGGCTACGTACCCGATCCGGCTCTGGAGGCGCTGGTTTCCTATCGTAATGCCAAGCGGCCGGCGGCGTATCACTCTACCATCGGCTGGATCAATACCCACGATACCGAGCAGGGCTGGAAAACTGCGGCGACGACGCTCTACCACGATGCGGCGGTGGAACGAGCTACGGAATTAGGCCTCAAGCTCGAGACGTTCTGGCTCCGCGGCCCCGGCATGTCTCCGGCGCGGATGAGCTCCATCCTTCGCGCCCGCAACATCGTAGGCCTGCTCATGCCGCCTCAGCCCAAGGCGTTTGCGGACCTCTCGCTCGACTGGGGCAGGTTTGTGGTGGTGACGCTTGGATTCACGCTCAGCAGCCCTATCTTCCACTGTGTCGCCAGCAACCATTTTCTGTCCATGCGCCTCCTGATGCAGCAACTTGTAGCTCGAGGATACCGGCGCCCTGGGCTTGCAATCGTGCAGCAGATGGACGACCGCGTGGCTCGGGGTTGGACAGGCGGCTTTTTGGCCGAATCTTCCAGAATGCCGCCGGAATGTCGTGTGCCGCTACACTTGCAGGATGGTTTGCCGTTGGATCCAGCGCAGTTCGATCAGTGGTTTCTTGAACACGAGCCGGATGCGGTTGTGACGCTCCACCGCGAGATAATTCCGGCCCTGCAAAAGCTGGGGAGGCGGGTGCCGGAGGACGTCGGCGTAGCCTTTCCGACTGTTGTGCATCAGCTCGGCGAGTTCAGCGGCATCGACGAAGATTCCCGGCGAATCGGCCGTACCGCTGTCGACATCTTGTCAGGCCTTTTACGGCAAAACGAGGTGGGCGTGCCCGCGCATCCCATGCGGGTGCTGGTCGAGGGGCAGTGGGCGCCGGGCTATACGACGCGTGGGTGA
- a CDS encoding alpha-galactosidase, which translates to MVLHRFRSGWSAEGRLESRSLEELHLERSWSGSAVRTERFGQVGSLPVRQWFPLAAVEDQVVGVTWAAQLEWPGSWQMEVHRRYDNVALTGGLADREFGHWQKALVPGETLRAPLAILTCVEGDVDAACARLVQRLERLADEQPAVEQDLPITFNEFCTTWGDPQHDKVVRIARHLKGTPVRYFVIDAGWYKRPDATWANGHGDWQPSAALFPKGIEATAEAIRRQGLIPGLWFEAETCGEHSTAFSLIDHLLKRDGIPITAKGRRFWDLNDPWVRDYLSEKIIGLLERGSFGYVKIDYNETIGIGCDGAESQGEGLRQHLLGTWQLFDQLRERLPELVIENCASGGHRLEPSIVRRTAMSSFSDAHESLEIPIIGAALHRLIPPRQSLIWAVLRANDSRRRICYSLAAGFLGRLCLSGDIDQLSDEQGQLLRHGLDLYTQVTPVIKSGRSQLVSQHGLSWRYPKGWQAVLRESDGQLLVVVHTFAAAPDEIRLPLPGDRPWRVVGELTDAGAASVEQAGRVLHCPAAADFSGRVVWLKAG; encoded by the coding sequence ATGGTCCTGCACCGGTTCCGCTCGGGCTGGAGCGCGGAAGGCAGGCTTGAAAGCCGTTCGTTGGAGGAGCTGCATCTGGAGCGGTCCTGGAGCGGCTCGGCGGTGCGGACAGAGCGCTTTGGCCAAGTCGGCTCGCTGCCCGTGCGCCAATGGTTTCCGTTGGCTGCGGTCGAAGATCAGGTGGTCGGCGTCACCTGGGCAGCGCAACTGGAGTGGCCGGGGTCATGGCAGATGGAGGTGCATCGTCGCTACGACAACGTGGCCCTAACCGGTGGACTGGCCGACCGCGAATTCGGGCACTGGCAAAAGGCACTGGTGCCGGGGGAAACACTGAGGGCACCCCTCGCGATCCTGACTTGCGTAGAGGGCGACGTGGATGCAGCCTGCGCACGGCTGGTCCAGCGGTTGGAGCGACTCGCGGACGAGCAACCGGCAGTCGAGCAGGACCTGCCGATTACCTTCAACGAATTCTGTACCACTTGGGGCGATCCGCAGCACGACAAAGTGGTGCGCATCGCGCGTCACCTCAAGGGCACACCGGTCCGATATTTCGTGATCGACGCGGGTTGGTACAAGCGCCCCGACGCCACCTGGGCCAATGGGCACGGAGACTGGCAACCCAGTGCCGCCCTCTTCCCCAAGGGCATTGAGGCAACCGCCGAGGCCATTCGCCGACAGGGGCTTATTCCCGGCCTTTGGTTCGAGGCCGAGACCTGTGGCGAGCACTCAACTGCCTTCAGCCTCATCGATCACTTGCTCAAACGCGACGGCATCCCTATCACGGCCAAAGGGCGCCGCTTCTGGGATCTGAACGACCCGTGGGTGCGCGATTACCTGAGCGAAAAAATCATTGGTCTGCTCGAACGGGGCAGCTTTGGCTACGTGAAGATCGATTACAACGAGACGATCGGGATTGGCTGCGATGGTGCGGAGTCTCAAGGCGAAGGCTTGCGCCAACACCTGCTGGGCACGTGGCAACTGTTCGACCAGCTACGTGAGCGTCTACCAGAGTTGGTGATCGAGAACTGCGCCTCGGGCGGCCACCGGCTAGAGCCCTCGATCGTGCGGCGCACGGCCATGTCGTCCTTTTCGGACGCGCACGAAAGCCTGGAGATCCCCATCATCGGAGCGGCGCTGCACCGACTCATTCCACCCCGCCAGTCTCTGATCTGGGCGGTACTGCGGGCAAACGATTCACGCCGGCGCATCTGCTACAGCCTGGCGGCCGGGTTCCTCGGACGGCTGTGCCTTTCTGGCGACATCGACCAGCTTTCCGACGAGCAGGGGCAGCTGCTACGGCATGGACTTGATCTCTACACTCAGGTGACTCCCGTCATCAAGAGTGGCCGCTCGCAACTGGTGTCACAGCATGGGCTCTCGTGGCGCTATCCCAAGGGCTGGCAGGCGGTGCTGCGCGAAAGCGACGGTCAGCTCTTGGTTGTCGTGCATACATTCGCTGCCGCGCCGGACGAAATCCGCCTCCCGCTGCCTGGCGACCGTCCCTGGCGCGTCGTGGGCGAGTTGACGGATGCCGGCGCCGCCAGCGTGGAACAGGCTGGAAGAGTGCTCCATTGCCCCGCTGCGGCCGATTTCTCCGGCCGCGTGGTGTGGTTGAAAGCGGGGTGA
- a CDS encoding SIR2 family protein, with translation MSEANPLNSQQPFLRFRTGRNGEWVELQSPPRDDNETERLTQILSGALTTRNLLVLTGSGASRAVGGPGMSDLWKSCSSIANHAEVVKLVNHPRSEGREEDIEHLLSLCLFHSRLHAGDDADGKKVRDFQAQAEKKISRLCREFASTPDTLAPYVQLLRKLVPRRGDFPRTKIFTTNYDLCLENAAEQLGMPYLDGFSFAYPRRFHGRWLDYDLVKRGKDKAGSEFLDGVFQLLKLHGSVDWELHEDTGSVLRNPATKRPHLVYPRDEKFALSYEQPFLEMISRYQSSLREPDTCLVVVGFGFNDHHLVQPIRTALLTNPNSFKMVIADHAIEEKIGAKGWEPWTELSDCQLAGADITFVEGSFANFTQILPSFSEARRQDDLVNRLVQALESGRRIPGERSN, from the coding sequence ATGTCCGAGGCTAATCCCCTGAACAGTCAACAACCCTTTCTGCGCTTTCGTACGGGCCGCAATGGAGAATGGGTGGAATTGCAGAGTCCCCCAAGAGACGATAATGAAACCGAACGCCTTACCCAGATTCTCAGCGGGGCACTCACAACGAGGAATCTCTTGGTTCTGACTGGTTCTGGAGCGTCCAGAGCGGTGGGAGGGCCAGGAATGAGTGACCTATGGAAATCTTGCTCCAGCATCGCAAACCACGCCGAAGTAGTAAAATTGGTAAATCACCCGAGGTCAGAGGGCAGAGAAGAAGACATTGAGCACCTGCTGAGCCTTTGCCTTTTTCACTCTAGGCTTCATGCTGGGGATGACGCCGATGGCAAGAAAGTGCGTGACTTTCAGGCGCAGGCGGAGAAGAAAATTTCGAGACTGTGTCGGGAGTTTGCAAGCACTCCTGACACGCTGGCCCCCTACGTTCAGCTTCTCCGAAAGTTGGTTCCCCGCAGAGGTGACTTTCCTAGAACGAAAATCTTCACAACCAACTATGATCTTTGCTTGGAAAACGCTGCAGAGCAGCTTGGTATGCCTTACTTGGACGGCTTCTCGTTCGCCTACCCGCGCCGATTTCATGGCCGCTGGCTGGACTATGATTTAGTAAAGCGAGGTAAGGACAAGGCAGGATCCGAGTTTCTCGACGGCGTGTTTCAACTTCTGAAGCTGCATGGTTCGGTTGACTGGGAGCTTCATGAAGACACCGGTTCCGTGTTGCGAAATCCAGCAACCAAGAGGCCCCACCTCGTATATCCTCGAGACGAAAAGTTTGCATTATCCTACGAACAGCCGTTCCTAGAGATGATTTCTCGCTACCAGTCATCGCTTCGCGAACCGGATACATGCCTCGTCGTAGTCGGCTTTGGTTTCAATGACCATCATTTGGTTCAACCAATTAGAACTGCTCTCCTGACGAATCCAAATTCATTCAAGATGGTGATCGCAGACCACGCGATTGAGGAGAAGATAGGGGCCAAGGGCTGGGAACCCTGGACAGAGCTTTCAGACTGTCAGCTCGCCGGTGCAGACATCACTTTCGTAGAGGGTTCGTTCGCAAACTTCACGCAGATTCTGCCGAGCTTCTCAGAGGCAAGGCGTCAGGACGATCTCGTAAACCGCTTGGTTCAGGCGCTTGAATCTGGCCGCCGAATTCCAGGAGAAAGATCAAACTGA